One Setaria viridis chromosome 5, Setaria_viridis_v4.0, whole genome shotgun sequence genomic region harbors:
- the LOC117856636 gene encoding peptide deformylase 1A, chloroplastic → MVALLRSLPPAAAATLLLAPAAQLTSSAVAASAVSGRRWRSVRTNAGGGWLSGLLGGKGGGAPTAMTVTPGTVKAGDPVLHEPAQEVAPGDVRSDRVQGIIDRMIDVMRKAPGVGLAAPQIGVPLRIIVLEDTQEYISYTSKKDIEEQDRRPFALLVIINPKLKNTSKRTALFFEGCLSVDGYRAVVERHLDVEVSGLDHNGNPIKVQASGWQARILQHECDHLEGTLYVDKMVPRTFRIVDNLDMPLPIGCPPLGAR, encoded by the exons ATGGTTGCGCTTCTCCGCTCActcccccccgccgccgccgccacgctcctcctcgcccccgccgcgcaGCTCACTAGTTCCGCAGTCGCCGCTAGTGCTGTCAGCGGTAGGCGGTGGAGAAGCGTGAGGACGAACGCCGGTGGGGGTTGGCTTTCCGGGTTGTTGGgaggcaagggcggcggcgcgcccacgGCGATGACGGTGACTCCGGGGACCGTGAAGGCCGGCGACCCCGTGCTGCATGAACCGGCACAGGAGGTGGCGCCAGGGGACGTACGGTCCGACAGGGTCCAGGGCATCATCGACCGGATGATCGACGTCATGCGCAAGGCCCCCGgcgtcggcctcgccgccccGCAGATCGGCGTCCCGCTCAGG ATTATTGTTCTCGAGGATACCCAAGAGTACATCAGTTATACATCCAAGAAGGACATAGAAGAGCAAGATCGCCGCCCTTTTGCTCTTCTT GTTATTATTAATCCCAAGCTTAAGAACACAAGTAAAAGAACTGCACTTTTCTTCGAGGGTTGTCTGAG TGTTGATGGATATAGGGCTGTCGTGGAGCGACATCTAGATGTTGAAGTTTCAGGTTTGGACCATAATGGGAACCCCATTAAGGTACAGGCCTCAGGATGGCAAGCACGCATCCTACAACATGAATGTGACCATCTTGAAGGCACGCTGTATGTTGACAAGATGGTCCCAAGGACATTCAGAATTGTTGATAACTTGGATATGCCGCTTCCAATTGGATGTCCTCCACTCGGTGCAAGATAA
- the LOC117856334 gene encoding uncharacterized protein encodes MAARQGSRTTKADKWLFGGKWRGTSKETRHPVVPEAKPPNPAVVQDEGICLEKSRVHVSGLGQRKSIDIAPGRRSMPEMEINMKEVVGVLGVKVMAADMPPFMQLHAFRCAKRSHDSLDKFSSRQLAHDVKKEFDKVYGPTWHCIVGTSYGSFVTHSRGCFLYFSMDKIIVMLFKTKIRKVLAS; translated from the exons ATGGCAGCCCGTCAAGGTAGCAGGACGACGAAGGCAGATAAGTGGCTGTTTGGTGGGAAGTGGAGGGGAACCTCGAAGGAGACAAGACATCCTGTTGTTCCTGAGGCTAAGCCTCCGAATCCTGCTGTCGTTCAGGATGAAGGCATCTGCCTTGAGAAGTCTAGAGTACATGTATCTGGTCTGGGGCAGAGAAAGAGCATTGATATTGCGCCCGGGAGGAGATCAATGCCGGAGATGGAGATCAACATGAAAGAAGTTGTTGGAGTGCTCGGGGTGAAGGTGATGGCCGCAGACATGCCGCCATTCATGCAGTTGCATGCCTTCCGGTGTGCTAAGCGATCCCATGATAGCTTGGACAAGTTCAGTTCAAGGCAGCTGGCCCATGATgtgaagaag GAGTTTGATAAAGTGTACGGGCCAACGTGGCACTGCATCGTTGGCACAAGCTACGGCTCCTTCGTGACACATTCCCGAGGCTGTTTCCTCTACTTCTCCATGGACAAAATCATCGTGATgctgttcaagaccaagataaGGAAAGTGCTAGCATCCTGA
- the LOC117856637 gene encoding uncharacterized protein: protein MAPPTRRERAAAAAARPSSSSPSAAPAGPRAVEVQRRRVGGGWTSRRISIYASRAYFLLLILQIPLFRVPCRAGTCTTPIQVTSSQLVSNEIFPPAVVKAMLYPGAIVSSLTKRIAFPRWSDLFDIYNLTEAKNASAVVDLQRLEILAGSYFCVAGALVGIINPGRMTLFGTLLVIWGLVKEALFGKPVNSDPTQSAYVYPTILIALICAFMSITYNVKKTAKSSPPVSIAKPLKSSAKSKLK from the exons ATGGCGCCACCGACGAGGagagagagggcggcggcggcagcggcgaggccgagctcgTCGTCCCCGTCAGCAGCACCGGCGGGGCCGAGGGCGGTCGAGGTGCAGCGCCGGCGGGTGGGCGGCGGTTGGACGAGCCGCCGGATCTCCATCTACGCCTCCCGCGcctacttcctcctcctcatcctccagaTCCCGCTCTTCAG GGTCCCTTGTAGAGCAGGCACATGTACAACACCAATTCAAGTCACCTCATCTCAGTTGGTCTCAAATGAGATATTCCCGCCAGCTGTTGTGAAGGCCATGCTCTACCCTGGAGCTATTGTGAGCAGCCTCACTAAAAGAATTGCATTTCCAAGGTGGAGTGACCTGTTTGACATTTACAACTTGACAGAAGCCAAAAATGCTTCTGCAGTAGTTGATCTCCAGCGTCTAGAG ATACTTGCTGGGAGCTACTTCTGCGTTGCTGGAGCACTTGTTGGCATCATAAATCCTGGGAGGATGACTTTGTTTGGTACCCTTTTGGTTATCTGGGGTCTAGTGAAAGAAGCACTATTCGGGAAACCAGTGAACAGCGATCCAACACAATCAGCTTATGTCTACCCGACCATTTTGATTGCACTGATCTGTGCATTTATGTCCATAACCTACAATGTAAAGAAGACGGCAAAAAGTAGTCCTCCTGTTTCTATTGCGAAGCCACTGAAAAGTTCTGCCAAGTCAAAACTGAAGTAG
- the LOC117856635 gene encoding uncharacterized protein produces the protein MVQISLQRSVAISPRCSLSESLLRAGVARRRWASCRSQSSRFAYSARPSPIVLKTDSAIDPSEPKNLDASSSASRSGPYSATCHPSGTAGVMGASSTSSLRFLEKFVCWSTRDGEEAPPFVICNDPFIKKELLSSGNLLTSDSSITLGKLRQKRLFLEQSGACCIVMPCQFLHAWHDEISQGCSVPFLHIGDCVAKELKAANLKPVEYGSNVRVGVLATNDTLATKCYLDKLESQGFEVLCPDKASMEHTVLPSVDAFRKGDIEGARNLLRVSLQVLLVRAVNTVILASDDLVGILPDDDPLLKKCIDPLDALVREAILCARIPRP, from the exons ATGGTTCAGATATCTTTACAGAG GAGCGTAGCCATTTCTCCTCGTTGCTCCTTATCTGAATCGCTGCTTCGTGCGGGTGTTgcaagaagaagatgggcctcttGTAGATCCCAGTCTTCACGGTTTGCTTATAGTGCGAGACCATCTCCGATCGTTCTCAAGACCGACAGTGCAATTGATCCCTCCGAACCAAAGAATTTGGATGCGAGCTCCTCAGCTTCAAGAAGTGGACCTTACAGTGCAACTTGTCATCCATCAGGCACTGCTGGAGTAATGGGAGCATCTTCCACTTCCTCTCTCAGATTTTTAGAGAAATTTGTGTGTTGGAGTACCAGAGATGGAGAAGAGGCACCTCCATTCGTCATCTGCAATGATCCattcatcaagaaagagctattGTCATCTGGAAACCTGCTCACTTCTGACTCTAGTATTACTCTTGGGAAGTTAAGGCAGAAGAGGCTCTTCTTGGAGCAATCTGGAGCATGTTGCATTGTTATGCCATGCCAGTTCTTACATGCCTGGCATGATGAGATTTCACAGGGTTGCTCGGTTCCTTTCCTCCATATTGGTGATTGTGTTGCAAAGGAACTCAAAGCTGCAAACTTGAAACCTGTTGAGTATGGAAGCAATGTCCGTGTAGGAGTTCTAGCTACCAATGATACACTGGCCACAAAGTGCTACCTAGACAAGCTGGAGAGCCAG GGTTTTGAAGTGTTATGTCCAGATAAAGCTTCCATGGAGCACACGGTGTTACCATCAGTGGATGCATTTAGGAAGGGGGACATCGAAGGTGCAAGAAATCTACTGCGAGTGTCGCTCCAGGTTCTTCTTGTGAGAGCTGTCAATACGGTAATCCTTGCATCTGATGACCTTGTAGGCATCTTGCCTGACGATGACCCTCTGCTCAAGAAATGTATAGACCCATTGGATGCCTTGGTCCGAGAGGCCATTCTATGCGCAAGAATACCTCGACCATGA